The following is a genomic window from Bacteroidia bacterium.
TAGCTGTCCCTTGGGCAATTTTCATCCCGTAATTAAGCACTGTAATGGTATCACAGATATTCATAACCAATTTCATATCGTGTTCTATTAAAACAACGGTAATTCCCAAATCTCTGATTCGTCTGATTGTTTTCATTAAAGAGGCTGTCTCAATCGGATTCATCCCCGCAGCCGGTTCATCAAGAAACAGAATCTTTGGGTTTGTTGCCAATGCTCTGGCAATCTCCAACTCTCGCTGGTGTCCGTAGGGAAGGTTTTTGGCTTTTTCGTTTGTTAACTTTCCCAAACCGAAAAACTCCAGCCATTTAATAGCCGCCTCACTGCTTTCAACATACTCCTCTTTAACTTTAATGAGGCTGTTTAAGGCCGATTTTGTTCTCCCTTTTGTGTTGCTTTTACCTTGACTGAAATGGAGTCCTACCATCACATTTTCTAAAACAGAAAGCTCTTTGAACAGTCTGATATTCTGGAAAGTACGGGCTATACCCATCCGACAAATCAGATGAGCCCCTTTTTTTGTTATATCGTGTTCCCTGTAGTAGACTCTACCGGAGGTGGGGTGATCTAAACCGGTAATGTTGTTAAACAGAGTTGTTTTTCCGGCTCCGTTAGGTCCGATAAGACCGGTGATTAGCCCCTCATGTACCTGAAAATCGACTCCGTTTACGGCAACAACTCCCCCGTAGTTTTTGGTTAGTTTGCTGGTTTCAAGAACAATCATCTTTTTAACCCCCTAGGGGCAGTCCGTTCTTTTCGCCCTAAAATTCCCTGAGGCCGCCAAATCATCATTACAACGAGT
Proteins encoded in this region:
- a CDS encoding ABC transporter ATP-binding protein: MIVLETSKLTKNYGGVVAVNGVDFQVHEGLITGLIGPNGAGKTTLFNNITGLDHPTSGRVYYREHDITKKGAHLICRMGIARTFQNIRLFKELSVLENVMVGLHFSQGKSNTKGRTKSALNSLIKVKEEYVESSEAAIKWLEFFGLGKLTNEKAKNLPYGHQRELEIARALATNPKILFLDEPAAGMNPIETASLMKTIRRIRDLGITVVLIEHDMKLVMNICDTITVLNYGMKIAQGTATEIRNNPGVIEAYLGKEES